A single window of Vitreimonas flagellata DNA harbors:
- a CDS encoding PAS-domain containing protein, which translates to MRKSPISEPVLSRLFISHSHKNNRQARALLGWLVHQGWGAPEDIFLDIDPSRGISAGERWLHCLEDAATRCEAVLFLVSEAWLQSKWCFDEYQLANKLNKRLFACLLEDIAFDRLPGGLGNEWQIVKLYGEPSQRFVPTTTENKPDAPVYFNEAGLVRLSQGLRKAGIGASTFELKPDAASAFGWRHPYRGLEALDIDDAAVLFGRDADLVRGIDKLRGLRARGQSRILSIVGASGAGKSSFLRAGLWPRLNRDDASWLPLLPIRAGRNGAIEGEEGLLSRLEEAFARVGQRASRAALRKRLASREDFASALEELASLGAKRALTNLAPLIVLPFDQAEEVTSVDNLDQTKLFLQLVRSGLESDLLFLLTSIRSDAFGALQSLPALGGFHQETLSLLPVPPGEMGPIIREPALVLRRKVGTRAPVLSVQAVEILQREVDGEADALPLLAFALERLMREHLGNETIDLPELSQTGGVASAIGAAAELAISDSGMRDLASRVEILRTIFIPTLARVDPATLNAHRRPASRSEFPSDLLHVVDAFIARRLLVAKGSGAEATIEIAHEALLRLWPDLVKLLDEEREALVALENILHAARAWDAADTTQKDEFLVHRGTRLAFTEALSARSPSWQSKFDPAAVYMGACRAREVAERETLQHVGEGIAVFSKDEALVEYNRAFTIMWSLEPAFLDGGPSFGEWLDHLKEQRRLPAVANYGHWRRHERAHFNKSGELPQDLWVLPDGRTLRLARQRHSGGGLLIVFSDITNEVALRGSYDALLQTQKATLDKLHEAVVVFGLDGRLKLFNAAFQSLWRLEADQLEPEMPFDRLVELFQPLFHDKATWAQVRTRITDASPEARTEYRAEMRRNDETVLKFLTRPLPDGATLVAFQDITADRRVEEALRERAEAFEQADKLKGTFVENVSYQLRSPLQAIFGNAELLRHRVFGPLNDRQLEQMDSVLDAAANLSRLIDNILDAAMVEAGSVQLDLSPVNIYETIRDSVQMAASKARDVEVPINVECDPAIGDIEADQKRIIQVIVNLLSNALRHTERGDTITVSAERLDGIVRVVVADTGKGMGLDQQARAFESFESGDRRGAGLGLALVRSFVEMHGGWVLLQSEPGRGVTVTCNFPAHHPKRES; encoded by the coding sequence ATGCGCAAGTCGCCGATTAGTGAGCCTGTCTTGTCGCGCCTCTTTATCAGCCATTCCCATAAGAACAATAGACAAGCGCGAGCGCTGTTGGGCTGGCTCGTGCACCAAGGCTGGGGCGCGCCCGAGGACATCTTCCTAGATATTGATCCATCAAGAGGCATCTCGGCGGGTGAGCGCTGGCTGCATTGCTTGGAAGACGCAGCCACCCGATGCGAAGCGGTGCTCTTCTTGGTGTCGGAAGCCTGGTTGCAATCAAAATGGTGCTTCGATGAATACCAATTGGCGAACAAACTCAATAAACGCCTGTTTGCGTGCTTACTCGAAGACATCGCATTTGACCGATTGCCAGGTGGACTCGGCAACGAATGGCAGATCGTGAAGCTTTATGGAGAGCCCTCACAACGATTCGTGCCGACGACCACGGAGAACAAGCCAGATGCACCCGTCTACTTCAACGAGGCAGGTCTGGTTCGACTGAGCCAGGGCCTTCGCAAGGCCGGCATTGGCGCGAGCACTTTTGAGCTGAAGCCGGACGCCGCCAGTGCGTTCGGTTGGCGCCACCCCTATCGTGGACTAGAGGCGCTCGACATTGATGATGCGGCCGTGCTTTTCGGCCGTGACGCCGATTTGGTGCGTGGCATCGACAAATTGCGTGGCCTGCGCGCACGTGGCCAATCTCGAATTCTCTCGATCGTCGGAGCCTCGGGTGCTGGAAAATCATCGTTCCTGCGCGCCGGTCTATGGCCGCGCCTCAATCGGGATGACGCTTCATGGCTGCCCTTGCTGCCCATTCGCGCGGGACGAAACGGCGCCATCGAAGGCGAAGAGGGATTGCTCTCGCGACTCGAAGAGGCTTTCGCCAGAGTGGGTCAACGAGCGAGCCGCGCAGCCTTACGCAAACGCCTGGCATCGCGTGAGGACTTCGCATCCGCGCTCGAGGAGCTTGCATCCCTAGGCGCCAAGCGCGCGCTTACAAATCTTGCCCCGCTCATCGTTCTGCCCTTTGACCAGGCCGAGGAAGTCACGTCGGTCGACAATCTCGATCAGACCAAGCTATTTTTGCAGCTTGTCCGATCGGGCCTTGAAAGCGATCTCTTATTCCTGCTGACGTCAATCCGGTCTGACGCCTTCGGCGCGCTCCAATCGTTGCCCGCGCTCGGGGGATTCCATCAAGAAACATTGAGCCTGCTGCCGGTCCCTCCCGGCGAAATGGGCCCAATCATTCGTGAACCTGCGCTCGTGTTGCGGCGCAAGGTAGGAACTCGAGCGCCTGTGCTGAGCGTTCAAGCTGTCGAAATCCTGCAGCGAGAGGTCGACGGCGAAGCCGACGCCCTGCCTCTCCTGGCATTCGCGCTCGAGCGCCTGATGCGTGAGCATCTGGGCAATGAGACCATCGACCTTCCCGAACTCTCACAAACCGGCGGCGTCGCCTCCGCAATCGGCGCTGCGGCGGAGCTTGCGATCAGCGATTCTGGGATGCGTGACCTCGCCTCGCGCGTTGAAATTCTTCGCACCATCTTTATCCCGACGCTCGCTCGTGTGGACCCGGCGACACTGAACGCGCATCGACGCCCTGCCAGCCGCAGCGAATTTCCTAGCGATTTGTTGCATGTTGTGGATGCCTTCATCGCGCGCCGCCTGCTCGTCGCAAAAGGAAGCGGGGCCGAGGCGACGATTGAAATCGCGCACGAGGCATTGCTCCGGCTCTGGCCAGATCTGGTCAAGCTTCTCGACGAGGAACGGGAAGCGCTGGTGGCGCTTGAGAACATACTCCACGCGGCGCGTGCTTGGGACGCAGCGGACACGACCCAGAAGGATGAATTCTTAGTGCACCGTGGCACAAGACTAGCTTTCACCGAAGCCCTCTCCGCGCGAAGCCCATCATGGCAGAGCAAGTTTGATCCAGCGGCAGTTTATATGGGCGCTTGCCGTGCGCGCGAAGTAGCCGAGCGAGAGACGCTGCAGCACGTCGGTGAGGGAATCGCCGTTTTCTCTAAGGACGAAGCTCTTGTAGAGTACAACCGCGCCTTCACAATCATGTGGTCACTTGAACCCGCGTTTCTTGACGGGGGTCCAAGTTTCGGAGAATGGCTGGATCATCTCAAAGAGCAGCGTCGTCTGCCGGCGGTTGCCAATTATGGGCACTGGCGTAGGCATGAACGCGCACATTTTAACAAATCTGGAGAGCTTCCTCAGGATTTGTGGGTGCTTCCCGACGGGCGAACACTGCGTCTCGCGCGCCAACGCCATTCTGGCGGCGGCCTATTGATCGTATTCTCCGATATCACAAACGAAGTTGCGCTGAGGGGCTCGTATGATGCTCTGCTTCAGACTCAAAAGGCCACTCTTGATAAGCTGCACGAAGCAGTTGTCGTATTCGGTCTCGACGGTCGGTTGAAACTCTTCAACGCCGCGTTCCAATCTCTGTGGCGACTGGAAGCCGATCAACTCGAACCGGAAATGCCGTTTGATCGCTTGGTCGAACTTTTCCAGCCGCTCTTTCACGACAAAGCAACGTGGGCCCAGGTTCGCACGCGCATCACTGACGCATCACCGGAAGCGCGCACCGAATATCGCGCCGAAATGCGACGCAACGACGAGACGGTGTTGAAGTTCCTGACACGGCCATTGCCGGACGGCGCAACGCTCGTGGCGTTTCAAGACATCACTGCAGATCGTCGCGTTGAAGAGGCGTTGCGCGAGCGCGCGGAAGCATTCGAGCAAGCCGATAAGCTCAAGGGTACGTTCGTGGAGAATGTATCCTACCAATTGCGCAGTCCGCTTCAGGCCATTTTCGGTAACGCCGAACTCTTGCGCCATCGCGTGTTCGGTCCACTTAACGATCGCCAATTGGAGCAGATGGATTCGGTCCTCGACGCGGCGGCCAATCTCTCCCGGCTGATCGACAACATCCTTGATGCGGCGATGGTCGAGGCCGGCAGCGTACAGCTCGATCTAAGTCCGGTGAACATTTACGAAACGATTCGAGATTCCGTGCAGATGGCGGCTTCTAAGGCGCGCGACGTTGAAGTGCCGATCAACGTGGAGTGTGATCCAGCGATTGGCGACATCGAAGCCGACCAAAAACGCATCATCCAGGTGATTGTGAACCTGCTTTCGAACGCGCTGCGCCACACCGAGCGCGGCGACACGATCACAGTGTCGGCCGAGCGTCTCGACGGCATCGTGCGCGTCGTCGTGGCGGACACAGGCAAGGGCATGGGCTTAGATCAACAAGCGCGCGCATTCGAAAGCTTCGAATCCGGCGATCGCCGCGGCGCGGGGCTTGGCCTGGCGCTCGTACGTTCGTTCGTAGAGATGCACGGCGGTTGGGTCTTACTGCAAAGCGAGCCAGGGCGCGGCGTCACCGTCACCTGCAATTTTCCAGCCCACCATCCAAAACGCGAATCTTAG
- a CDS encoding TIR domain-containing protein, which translates to MGSVFISYAHEDEEKARKIKERLEDLGFATWFDRTAPASRDDISTVIDGELGSVDCVLVLWSARSKASVWVRGEALKGLECNKYFGVLLEDFVPPVPFNALAAPDLSEWTGLSEHLGWDALIRGLADLSSNKTNILSRLSALQANERETSNKLQEAQAQLPLEPTTEPEEVRVELDQVPQQDDVDAVVHAARSLIARSAKLDLSGAMTQAVLDFEMLRDAAFVVAKTADVPRPAGSNYTLVATLGEAIAAASPGALVVMHAGRYEECVEIKKNIRIVGLGMGADRPVIAANSPAAAIALDSAARLENLSIETRYAHHAVQCDGGQPSILRCDIRRFADSQATDDAAFYVAMRANPIVISSSIASTGCRALLFVSNSGGLFLGVNVVASRGDGMTCRGRPQFQACTIEAIGAPAVRVLGQGSPSLETCEVTGRGDAVIYARNRAYPRIAGSRVNAIRQLAFDFDDNAAGRYEGNIVSVETGGDAGTKRVANDGFFARFKSKQDAFVRRAETTQEFARLRGNSRPLFIANTAPDGRALAEPISFHAF; encoded by the coding sequence ATGGGGTCGGTTTTTATCTCGTACGCACACGAGGACGAAGAAAAAGCGCGTAAGATCAAAGAACGTCTAGAAGACCTCGGCTTCGCTACTTGGTTCGATCGAACAGCGCCTGCCTCCCGCGATGACATCAGCACGGTGATCGACGGCGAGCTGGGAAGCGTTGATTGCGTCCTGGTGCTGTGGTCGGCCCGCTCCAAGGCGTCCGTGTGGGTTCGCGGCGAGGCCCTGAAGGGGCTGGAATGCAATAAGTATTTCGGCGTGTTGCTGGAGGACTTCGTGCCGCCGGTGCCGTTCAATGCATTGGCTGCGCCTGATCTCTCGGAATGGACTGGACTGAGCGAACACCTCGGATGGGATGCGCTCATCCGCGGGCTCGCCGATCTAAGTTCGAACAAGACCAATATTCTCAGTCGGCTTTCAGCGCTTCAGGCTAACGAACGGGAGACGTCCAACAAACTGCAAGAGGCGCAAGCTCAACTGCCGCTGGAGCCCACGACCGAGCCCGAAGAAGTTCGCGTCGAGCTAGACCAGGTACCCCAGCAAGACGACGTAGATGCTGTCGTTCACGCGGCACGTTCACTTATCGCTCGATCTGCCAAGCTGGATTTGAGCGGCGCGATGACCCAAGCCGTACTCGATTTCGAGATGCTCCGCGATGCAGCTTTTGTCGTAGCCAAGACTGCGGACGTTCCCCGCCCCGCCGGCTCCAATTACACGCTTGTCGCGACCCTCGGCGAAGCGATCGCTGCGGCGTCCCCCGGCGCGCTGGTCGTTATGCACGCCGGGCGCTACGAGGAGTGCGTCGAAATCAAAAAGAACATTCGGATAGTTGGCTTAGGCATGGGCGCGGATCGTCCGGTCATCGCCGCGAACTCTCCCGCAGCCGCCATTGCGCTCGATAGCGCAGCACGACTTGAGAACCTCTCCATTGAGACACGCTATGCGCACCACGCCGTGCAATGTGATGGTGGCCAGCCCTCCATTCTTCGGTGCGATATCCGTCGCTTTGCCGACTCGCAGGCAACAGATGACGCGGCCTTCTATGTCGCCATGCGCGCCAATCCGATCGTCATCTCATCAAGCATTGCATCCACCGGCTGCCGAGCGCTCCTGTTCGTCTCGAACTCCGGCGGCCTGTTCTTAGGCGTGAACGTCGTCGCATCGCGGGGCGACGGAATGACGTGCCGTGGACGGCCCCAGTTTCAAGCCTGCACAATTGAAGCGATTGGCGCACCTGCGGTCAGAGTTTTGGGTCAAGGCTCACCAAGCCTGGAAACGTGTGAAGTCACTGGCCGTGGCGATGCGGTGATCTACGCGCGCAATCGCGCCTATCCACGCATCGCAGGAAGTCGCGTCAATGCGATCCGACAACTCGCTTTTGATTTTGATGACAATGCCGCTGGCCGGTATGAGGGCAATATCGTCTCGGTCGAGACTGGCGGCGATGCTGGCACCAAGCGCGTTGCCAATGACGGCTTCTTCGCGCGCTTCAAATCTAAACAAGACGCATTCGTTCGTCGCGCGGAGACCACGCAAGAATTTGCGCGCCTGCGAGGCAACAGTCGCCCCCTCTTCATAGCGAACACCGCGCCAGACGGTCGCGCACTCGCGGAGCCAATCAGTTTTCACGCATTTTGA
- a CDS encoding TIR domain-containing protein — MPHVLWIDDDPFVVRTHADRLEDQGFTVLHALNASAGLALYEQHRDDVVAVIVDMAMEPGDRFSSLQTRGGFSAGLAVARNIFHRNAHVRLMALSSFDDPQARAWFKEHGFHYLLKGRTTGVQIDRIVRGETDAAAMRDIPSFIVHGHDDEAVRDLRAFLESTWGISAPVVLRDMPHQGLTILEKLEHHLDHAFVAFVLLTPDDEARALAGGATRTRARQNVIFELGYFFGRVGRREGRVVILTKGAVELPSDLHGIGTIDISAGFAVAGPAIIRELQDIFGASTTNA, encoded by the coding sequence GTGCCGCACGTATTATGGATAGACGACGACCCTTTCGTGGTGCGCACACACGCTGATCGTCTGGAAGATCAGGGCTTCACAGTTTTGCACGCCCTCAACGCCAGCGCTGGCCTGGCGCTTTACGAGCAGCACCGCGACGACGTGGTCGCCGTGATCGTCGACATGGCCATGGAGCCTGGCGACCGATTTTCGTCTCTGCAGACGCGCGGCGGTTTCAGCGCGGGCCTCGCGGTCGCGCGCAACATTTTCCATCGCAACGCGCACGTCCGATTGATGGCGCTCTCAAGCTTCGACGATCCCCAGGCTCGCGCGTGGTTCAAAGAGCATGGTTTCCACTATCTGCTGAAGGGGCGCACGACCGGGGTCCAGATTGATCGGATCGTGCGTGGGGAAACCGACGCCGCCGCTATGCGCGACATCCCCTCGTTCATCGTGCATGGACATGATGATGAGGCGGTGCGCGATTTGCGCGCCTTTTTGGAGAGCACTTGGGGCATCAGCGCGCCGGTCGTCCTGCGCGACATGCCTCATCAGGGTCTCACGATCTTAGAAAAGCTCGAACACCATTTGGATCACGCCTTCGTGGCCTTCGTGCTCTTGACGCCCGACGACGAGGCTCGCGCGTTGGCGGGGGGAGCCACGCGCACGCGGGCGCGCCAGAATGTCATTTTCGAACTCGGCTATTTCTTTGGTCGGGTCGGACGTCGCGAGGGCCGCGTGGTCATTTTGACTAAGGGCGCGGTCGAGTTGCCCTCTGATCTCCATGGCATTGGCACGATCGACATTTCAGCCGGTTTTGCCGTCGCGGGACCGGCGATTATCCGAGAGCTGCAGGACATTTTCGGCGCATCAACCACCAACGCCTGA
- a CDS encoding SIR2 family NAD-dependent protein deacylase — translation MKDLPEGVLAPAIAAAREGRLVILAGAGLSALSPSNVPRWTELYDALLDAMCKVGVRALELSPETLTSEILLSQSSLDNISQVLIGNCSPAAIFPLFSAIRGAPLNDAHRAIARIAGAGGLKALLTTNFDLLLETTLSRNNVAYIAYTPHDVGRHRQAAEIPIVKLHGSLVQPESLIETAGQKLRPIAPHIDAACAEATKNAYILIVGYSGADPNVIALLQKYAAPASMLWLSPPGRDLAEEALPLLEAGARRVQADVVSVLTALADGLGAAQSPMAPDTSPLDPREELAKAAEAWANSIPMNRWVIAAIVVRILPPKHALIGAIEERVKKGAEKLADGARLDHEDIGLPSVLGALASAHISQMHYDIANDYLRTSLTIQESFQHAFVQHGGQGPGARREYYANSANTLINLGVGHTMAGNPAEGLKFTQRALERAMEGDVPEGFFGALANIFQFHSGITHIWPALWEIPAARAAARRLGLLQVYLELTALEAFFRAERGETEQAMELVDHMFAIEKGDIEATVHKGPVASAHILRSYVWLRRGDIAKAWSTFSAAIWTESSTFTYTQQSIQVAREFMPVFGVQDVTEILDLAKARAPAPEKPSRETAAIEPTSKLPLPYPDHGLIGVRDSACAHPLEMSLLWKLAVVEFWDDDALYYEMRENQCAWLRSVGAHEAVYRSAMEMILRARRTSIVQHSAWFAFAAAGAAETCRLPEAKHLIAEGLAHFDPGHPGASFAASIFLYLAVRVGWTSLAEAAARAFVDLARVTGAPHRNVAPLSEWLGQETSQARSEAASAALAMVEPLRGLEAAAPAHWYDVLDVNVAALDPDLGRTRSAYDKGDRERGRSLQGWLADIRRAAMGGDYQAARAAFGKIIEVAKDDPSYRDVEVQGLVSYAQAVMQFETELEERERQINLILFRLLSLNAYSAIGAVQTLRIWGDIIDPSRDPQEAPQSYKNGRWLFWLDREPMTQMARARIERFGALWNGDLAAANIFNEEADDMAAYFAAYALIDRNKSSPPAETSTARPRSDQAIRRSTIVEAEDLGAARKAWRSILREMPKRSIERTALGDTFAHWCLRNRHFNQAIKAYAWCEREFSALNEAGGRALAVSGASRALRLSGKPLAARARLTRALRAMTPDHREWHNLHIALASAWFDIARRRILKRGALRRAEDMFRLTANESPNITERGRARLGLAVILGLGKRQEEALVAVRLAEEDLSHAAPQEAAALRAGMPIFESGDWSRIRF, via the coding sequence ATGAAAGACCTGCCCGAGGGTGTGTTGGCGCCTGCGATTGCGGCGGCGCGCGAGGGACGTCTCGTCATCCTTGCGGGCGCAGGCCTGTCGGCCCTGTCGCCCAGCAATGTGCCGCGTTGGACGGAGCTTTATGACGCGCTCTTGGATGCGATGTGCAAAGTCGGAGTGAGGGCGTTGGAGCTATCGCCCGAGACGCTGACCAGCGAAATCTTGCTTTCGCAATCCTCGCTCGACAACATCAGCCAAGTGCTGATCGGCAATTGTTCGCCGGCGGCGATCTTTCCTTTATTCAGCGCCATTCGTGGCGCCCCCCTCAACGACGCGCATCGAGCGATTGCGCGCATAGCCGGCGCCGGCGGGCTCAAGGCGCTGCTTACGACTAATTTCGACCTGCTTTTGGAAACGACCCTCTCGCGCAACAACGTCGCCTATATTGCCTACACACCCCATGATGTGGGCCGCCATCGGCAAGCGGCCGAGATCCCGATCGTCAAACTGCATGGTTCGCTCGTTCAGCCGGAAAGCCTCATAGAAACCGCGGGGCAGAAGCTGCGCCCTATTGCGCCGCACATTGATGCGGCGTGCGCTGAGGCGACGAAGAACGCGTACATTCTGATCGTCGGATATAGCGGCGCAGATCCAAATGTAATTGCGCTCCTGCAAAAGTATGCAGCGCCCGCGAGCATGCTGTGGCTTTCTCCGCCGGGGCGCGACCTTGCCGAAGAGGCATTGCCGCTGCTGGAGGCAGGCGCGCGACGGGTTCAGGCCGACGTAGTATCGGTCTTGACCGCGCTAGCTGACGGCCTCGGCGCAGCTCAGTCTCCGATGGCGCCCGATACATCGCCTTTGGATCCGCGCGAAGAACTCGCCAAGGCAGCCGAGGCTTGGGCAAATTCCATTCCGATGAACCGTTGGGTGATCGCGGCAATTGTCGTGCGAATCTTGCCGCCCAAGCACGCACTGATTGGGGCGATTGAAGAGCGGGTCAAAAAAGGCGCCGAGAAGTTAGCCGATGGCGCCCGTCTAGATCACGAAGACATCGGCCTCCCAAGCGTTCTGGGCGCCCTTGCTAGCGCTCATATCTCGCAAATGCACTATGACATAGCGAACGACTATCTGCGCACGTCGCTCACAATCCAGGAGAGTTTTCAGCACGCGTTTGTTCAGCACGGCGGCCAAGGGCCCGGGGCGCGGCGTGAATACTATGCCAACTCAGCCAACACATTGATCAATCTGGGGGTCGGTCACACCATGGCGGGCAACCCCGCCGAGGGGCTGAAGTTTACACAACGCGCGCTGGAGCGCGCCATGGAAGGCGACGTGCCGGAAGGGTTCTTCGGCGCCCTTGCGAACATATTCCAATTTCACAGCGGCATCACCCACATTTGGCCTGCGCTCTGGGAAATTCCTGCCGCACGCGCCGCGGCGCGCAGGCTGGGTCTGCTTCAGGTCTATCTCGAACTGACCGCGCTCGAAGCGTTCTTTCGCGCGGAACGCGGTGAGACCGAGCAGGCCATGGAGCTCGTCGACCACATGTTCGCGATCGAGAAGGGCGACATCGAAGCCACAGTCCACAAGGGGCCGGTCGCCAGCGCTCACATACTGCGAAGCTATGTGTGGCTGCGTCGCGGCGACATTGCCAAAGCATGGTCGACTTTCAGCGCGGCGATTTGGACCGAATCTTCGACCTTCACCTACACGCAACAATCTATACAGGTCGCTAGAGAATTCATGCCGGTGTTCGGGGTGCAAGACGTGACGGAGATCCTCGATCTTGCAAAGGCGCGCGCGCCGGCTCCTGAAAAGCCGTCGCGAGAGACAGCGGCGATCGAGCCCACATCGAAGCTGCCACTGCCGTACCCCGACCATGGACTGATTGGGGTGCGCGATAGCGCGTGTGCGCACCCACTCGAAATGAGCCTCTTGTGGAAGCTGGCGGTGGTTGAATTCTGGGATGATGACGCGCTCTACTACGAGATGCGCGAAAATCAATGCGCGTGGCTGAGATCGGTGGGAGCGCACGAGGCGGTCTATCGCTCGGCGATGGAGATGATTCTGCGTGCGCGCCGGACATCTATTGTGCAGCACAGCGCTTGGTTTGCGTTTGCTGCGGCGGGCGCCGCCGAAACATGCCGCTTGCCCGAGGCCAAGCATTTGATCGCAGAAGGCCTGGCGCATTTTGATCCGGGCCATCCCGGCGCGAGCTTCGCGGCGTCGATTTTTCTCTATCTCGCGGTGCGGGTAGGCTGGACGAGTCTAGCCGAAGCGGCTGCTCGCGCCTTCGTTGACTTGGCGAGGGTGACGGGTGCGCCGCATAGGAACGTTGCGCCCTTGTCCGAATGGCTTGGACAAGAGACCTCGCAAGCGCGATCGGAAGCGGCGTCTGCGGCGCTAGCGATGGTCGAGCCCCTTCGAGGGTTGGAGGCCGCAGCGCCCGCGCATTGGTATGACGTGTTGGACGTCAACGTTGCGGCGCTGGATCCCGATCTTGGGCGCACTAGGAGCGCCTATGACAAGGGCGACCGCGAACGGGGCCGCTCATTGCAGGGATGGCTCGCTGATATTCGCCGCGCGGCGATGGGCGGCGACTATCAAGCCGCGCGCGCAGCGTTTGGCAAGATCATCGAGGTGGCGAAGGACGATCCGTCGTACCGAGACGTCGAAGTGCAGGGCTTAGTCTCATATGCACAGGCGGTAATGCAGTTCGAGACCGAACTCGAGGAGCGTGAGCGGCAAATCAACCTTATTCTCTTTCGCTTGCTGTCGCTCAACGCCTACTCGGCGATCGGGGCCGTACAAACCTTGCGCATCTGGGGCGATATTATCGATCCGAGCCGCGACCCTCAGGAGGCGCCTCAATCATACAAGAACGGCCGCTGGCTCTTCTGGCTGGATCGCGAGCCTATGACGCAAATGGCGCGCGCACGTATCGAGAGATTTGGAGCCCTCTGGAATGGGGATTTGGCGGCGGCCAACATCTTCAATGAAGAGGCCGATGACATGGCTGCCTATTTCGCGGCCTACGCTCTCATCGACCGCAACAAATCAAGCCCGCCGGCAGAGACCAGCACGGCGAGGCCTCGTTCAGACCAAGCTATCCGCAGATCAACAATTGTGGAGGCGGAAGATCTTGGCGCTGCGCGCAAGGCTTGGCGGTCGATTCTGAGGGAGATGCCAAAAAGGTCCATCGAACGGACAGCGCTCGGAGACACGTTTGCGCATTGGTGTTTGCGCAACCGCCATTTCAACCAAGCAATCAAAGCCTACGCTTGGTGTGAGCGTGAGTTTAGCGCTCTAAATGAGGCGGGCGGTCGCGCGCTTGCTGTGTCTGGCGCGTCGCGGGCGCTCAGACTGTCGGGAAAGCCTTTGGCGGCCCGGGCGCGGCTTACACGCGCGCTGAGGGCAATGACGCCAGATCATCGCGAATGGCATAATCTCCACATCGCGCTTGCCTCCGCTTGGTTCGATATTGCGCGTCGGCGCATCCTTAAACGTGGTGCGTTGCGCCGCGCCGAAGACATGTTCCGTCTAACAGCGAACGAAAGCCCAAACATCACCGAACGTGGTCGCGCGCGTCTCGGCCTTGCTGTCATACTTGGCCTGGGCAAACGCCAGGAAGAGGCGCTTGTGGCCGTACGGCTCGCCGAAGAGGATCTTTCCCACGCCGCGCCGCAAGAAGCAGCTGCGTTGCGAGCGGGGATGCCGATCTTTGAATCCGGTGATTGGTCAAGAATCCGATTCTAG
- a CDS encoding sensor histidine kinase, translating into MRDEFSPQVRRLLEQRAGHRCSFPGCDAETSGPSKEPQGVAKTGMACHIFSASGGPGARRVNANLTPQERAAYENGIWLCNTHGTLIDRDEVRFSAPLLCQWRDAAVRRAAIRQASGSVSNAEFDLFEHEITVTHSNLQETTVGQGFIDAGAPVFWGPLSDAVRDFVFEVVQNALTHGGASRATVTFKPKSITVRDDGAAFDPSALPTMPNTRGGGLAFQALVRRGGDRLTMLFTHAKDGNEYKLQFLRTRSDLTQHSPCAIDFTWDTDRGLLHPHVAERARDCSTLFVAVPDYMSFSRSMLLGDRLASWVGGRQVIFVGRSISQDVQEQLTRDVPDRRFLNLSGEDVDFYD; encoded by the coding sequence ATGCGTGATGAATTCTCGCCGCAGGTAAGGCGCCTTCTCGAGCAGCGTGCGGGCCACAGGTGTTCTTTTCCCGGATGTGATGCGGAGACGTCGGGACCGAGCAAAGAACCGCAAGGCGTCGCGAAGACGGGAATGGCTTGCCATATCTTCTCCGCTTCAGGCGGACCTGGAGCGCGGCGCGTCAACGCTAATCTCACGCCGCAAGAACGCGCGGCCTACGAGAACGGCATTTGGCTCTGTAACACCCACGGCACACTCATAGATCGTGACGAAGTGAGATTTTCGGCCCCGCTGCTTTGCCAATGGAGAGATGCCGCCGTGCGCCGAGCGGCTATTCGCCAAGCGAGTGGTTCGGTCTCCAACGCAGAATTCGATCTCTTCGAGCACGAGATCACCGTCACCCATAGCAACCTTCAAGAGACAACCGTAGGGCAGGGCTTTATCGATGCCGGCGCGCCGGTTTTCTGGGGGCCACTCAGCGACGCCGTGCGCGATTTCGTGTTCGAAGTTGTTCAAAACGCGCTGACACACGGCGGCGCAAGTCGAGCCACTGTCACATTCAAGCCGAAGAGCATCACCGTCCGGGACGACGGTGCTGCGTTCGACCCGTCGGCCTTGCCTACAATGCCGAATACGCGTGGCGGCGGGCTGGCGTTCCAAGCGCTTGTGCGGCGCGGCGGGGATCGCCTGACCATGCTCTTCACGCATGCAAAAGATGGAAATGAATACAAACTCCAGTTTTTGCGGACGCGATCAGACCTCACGCAACACTCACCATGTGCGATCGACTTCACGTGGGACACGGATAGAGGATTGCTTCATCCGCATGTTGCTGAACGTGCCCGTGATTGCTCGACGTTGTTCGTCGCAGTGCCAGACTACATGTCTTTCAGTAGATCCATGTTGCTAGGTGATCGGCTGGCGAGTTGGGTCGGTGGACGGCAAGTGATATTTGTCGGTCGAAGCATTTCCCAGGACGTGCAGGAGCAGCTCACGCGCGACGTGCCCGATAGACGGTTCCTGAACTTGTCGGGAGAAGACGTTGATTTCTACGACTGA